The genomic segment GTCAGCCCTGGAAAAAGTCCTCACTAGGTAACAGTGCCAGGAATGAGTCGCTACGCTCGGTGAGACGGTTGGGGAGAACGCTTTGGAAAAAGTGGAGTGGCTACCATCGACGAAGTTTGGTTGAAACGAAAATGCACTGCTTCAAATTACTGGCTGATCGGGTCAAGTCACGAGACTTTGACAGGCAGGTTACAGAGCTTCAAATCTGTGCA from the Leeia speluncae genome contains:
- a CDS encoding transposase, which gives rise to QPWKKSSLGNSARNESLRSVRRLGRTLWKKWSGYHRRSLVETKMHCFKLLADRVKSRDFDRQVTELQICAAILNRFTALGTPQTVRMG